In Mastigocladopsis repens PCC 10914, a single window of DNA contains:
- a CDS encoding RNA recognition motif domain-containing protein, with amino-acid sequence MSVRLYIGNLPKEEIDRQELQAVFAAEGDSVTTKLIKDRKTGKCRGFGFITVNSDEQADQIIEKYNGLMFKESPIKIEKALPRTKGEENNEEQPAKPTLNVASSNAHPAPTRENSRREKSSSSKKSRRGGGPREHTPASAATDDAIRPDPRWANELEKLKQMLAAQTTS; translated from the coding sequence ATGTCCGTTCGCCTATATATAGGCAATTTGCCGAAAGAAGAAATAGATCGTCAAGAACTGCAAGCAGTTTTTGCAGCAGAAGGCGATAGTGTTACCACTAAACTGATTAAAGACCGAAAAACAGGCAAATGCCGTGGATTCGGTTTTATCACGGTAAACAGTGACGAACAAGCAGACCAAATTATTGAAAAGTACAATGGTCTGATGTTCAAAGAGTCTCCGATCAAAATCGAGAAGGCATTACCTCGTACCAAAGGAGAGGAAAACAACGAGGAGCAACCGGCTAAACCGACTCTTAATGTTGCAAGTAGCAACGCTCATCCTGCTCCAACAAGAGAAAATAGCCGTAGGGAGAAAAGCTCCAGTTCCAAGAAGTCTCGTCGTGGTGGCGGTCCTAGGGAACACACACCAGCATCTGCTGCTACGGATGACGCGATTCGTCCAGATCCCCGTTGGGCTAATGAGTTGGAAAAGCTCAAGCAAATGCTTGCCGCACAAACAACAAGTTAA
- a CDS encoding glycosyltransferase family 4 protein, giving the protein MNSRTEQRIALISVHGDPAVEIGKEEAGGQNVYVRQVGEALAKLGWQVEMFTRKVSAEQETIVQHSPNCRTIRLESGAVEFVPRDNLFGYLPEFVDNFLKFQQENGFIYPLVHTNYWLSSWVGMQLKEIQGSKQIHTYHSLGAVKYNTINTIPLIASTRLAVEKQVLETAERIVATSPQEQEHMRSLVSTKGSIDIIPCGTDIQQFGCVDRQAARAQLGIDPEAKLVMYVGRFDPRKGIETLVRAVAQSQLRSSGKLQLIIGGGSRPGHSDGMERDRIENIVAELGMSDFTTLPGRLSQEILPYYYAAADICVVPSHYEPFGLVAIEAMASKTPVVASDVGGLQFTVVPEETGLLAPAQDVAAFATAIDRILGNPQWRDELGDGARKRVETKFSWEGVASQLAQLYTELLQEKPEDTQKEAILAS; this is encoded by the coding sequence ATGAACTCTAGAACTGAACAACGCATCGCCTTAATTTCAGTACACGGAGATCCGGCGGTTGAAATTGGGAAAGAAGAAGCTGGAGGACAAAATGTATACGTGCGCCAAGTTGGAGAAGCGCTCGCCAAACTTGGATGGCAAGTTGAAATGTTTACCCGCAAAGTCAGTGCGGAACAAGAAACAATAGTTCAACATAGCCCAAACTGTCGAACTATTCGATTAGAATCTGGTGCTGTTGAATTTGTGCCGCGAGACAATTTGTTCGGATACTTGCCAGAATTTGTGGATAATTTTCTCAAATTCCAGCAAGAAAACGGCTTCATATATCCTTTGGTTCATACAAACTACTGGCTCTCGAGTTGGGTAGGAATGCAGTTGAAGGAAATCCAAGGGAGCAAACAGATTCATACATACCACTCTCTAGGAGCAGTCAAGTACAACACAATTAATACGATTCCTTTGATTGCTAGTACTCGGCTAGCAGTGGAAAAACAGGTGTTGGAGACAGCTGAACGAATTGTGGCGACAAGTCCGCAGGAACAAGAACATATGCGATCGCTTGTTTCCACAAAAGGGAGTATCGATATCATTCCTTGTGGTACTGATATTCAGCAGTTTGGTTGCGTAGATCGACAAGCAGCAAGAGCGCAGTTGGGAATCGACCCCGAAGCGAAACTTGTGATGTATGTAGGACGTTTTGATCCACGCAAAGGTATAGAAACACTGGTGCGTGCAGTCGCACAGTCTCAATTGCGATCTTCTGGAAAACTCCAGTTAATTATTGGTGGCGGAAGCCGTCCAGGTCACAGCGACGGAATGGAACGCGATCGCATTGAGAATATTGTCGCCGAGTTAGGGATGAGCGACTTTACAACCTTGCCTGGTCGTCTCAGTCAAGAAATCCTGCCATATTACTACGCTGCTGCTGATATATGTGTTGTTCCCAGCCACTATGAACCTTTTGGATTAGTGGCAATTGAAGCAATGGCGAGTAAAACACCAGTGGTAGCAAGTGATGTTGGCGGACTTCAGTTTACAGTCGTTCCTGAAGAAACTGGCTTATTAGCGCCAGCACAAGATGTAGCTGCTTTCGCCACTGCGATTGACCGAATTCTGGGCAACCCCCAATGGCGAGACGAATTGGGTGACGGTGCTAGAAAGCGGGTCGAAACCAAGTTCAGTTGGGAAGGAGTCGCATCTCAGCTAGCTCAACTTTACACCGAGTTGTTGCAGGAAAAACCCGAAGACACACAAAAAGAAGCGATCTTGGCGAGTTAA
- a CDS encoding FkbM family methyltransferase has product MKAEILNLAKLIQSAIVMLFFSFKNKYFKLSNKDYKYTNFHSQFGEDRYLLEKIDLPQKGVFVDIGAGHPIYLSNTYFFEKNGWKGVCIDADINQVKLLKKERSNVEWAAISLEEGEINFFQAFLPELSTTVQKDEYGGLIKVPFKDTVRVPSFKLETILENYNIGVIDILDIDVEGTELEVWKTFDYEKHKPKVVIIEYYSLGLADNSGRIKDFFSKLPYQLVHTTCSNFIFVNNGYTSEIVKQT; this is encoded by the coding sequence ATGAAAGCCGAAATATTAAATCTAGCAAAACTTATACAGAGTGCTATAGTGATGTTATTTTTTAGTTTTAAAAACAAGTACTTTAAACTAAGCAACAAAGACTATAAATACACGAATTTTCATTCCCAGTTTGGAGAAGATAGATATCTTCTAGAGAAGATAGACTTACCGCAAAAAGGAGTATTTGTTGATATTGGAGCGGGGCACCCAATTTATCTTTCAAATACTTACTTTTTTGAAAAAAATGGTTGGAAAGGCGTCTGTATCGATGCTGATATTAATCAAGTCAAATTATTAAAAAAAGAAAGATCTAACGTAGAGTGGGCAGCTATTTCACTTGAAGAAGGAGAAATAAATTTTTTTCAGGCTTTTTTGCCTGAATTGTCAACTACTGTGCAAAAGGATGAATATGGGGGACTAATTAAGGTTCCATTCAAAGATACTGTACGAGTTCCATCTTTTAAGCTTGAAACTATATTAGAAAACTATAATATTGGTGTCATCGACATCTTAGACATAGATGTGGAAGGAACTGAATTGGAAGTCTGGAAAACTTTTGATTATGAAAAACATAAACCCAAAGTTGTAATCATTGAATACTACAGTTTAGGTTTAGCTGACAATTCAGGCAGAATCAAAGATTTTTTTTCAAAACTCCCCTATCAACTTGTTCATACCACCTGTTCAAATTTTATTTTCGTTAATAACGGTTATACAAGTGAAATTGTAAAACAGACCTGA
- a CDS encoding PEP-CTERM sorting domain-containing protein (PEP-CTERM proteins occur, often in large numbers, in the proteomes of bacteria that also encode an exosortase, a predicted intramembrane cysteine proteinase. The presence of a PEP-CTERM domain at a protein's C-terminus predicts cleavage within the sorting domain, followed by covalent anchoring to some some component of the (usually Gram-negative) cell surface. Many PEP-CTERM proteins exhibit an unusual sequence composition that includes large numbers of potential glycosylation sites. Expression of one such protein has been shown restore the ability of a bacterium to form floc, a type of biofilm.): MKVGSSSSTSVPESGTVGAIFLATAAGVGYGRRKK, encoded by the coding sequence ATTAAGGTTGGCAGTTCCTCAAGCACTAGCGTACCTGAATCAGGTACAGTTGGTGCTATCTTCTTAGCGACAGCGGCAGGGGTAGGTTATGGCAGAAGAAAAAAGTAG